GCGTGTTTTCTTCATTTTGTGTCTTTCTCGTGCGTTTGCACAAACTTTGTTCGCCTTTATACTCGCGTTTTTGCGATCCGGACTTTTTTTACATTCCCTTTTTTTATTTGACTGTTTCGATAGAAGATACAATATCCTCAAAAACTTGAAGGGTACCTTTTGCGTAGGTATCTTCCGGAACGGAGGCAATAAAATGATAATGTACACCGTTGTTAAGGGTCAGATAATACAGGTCATAGGAGATTTTTCCGTCTTTTTCCGATGCCAGAACAAATGAACCGACCATTCTGCCGTTGACCTCTGTGATGTTTGGTCTGGAAATCACATCTTGATTTGCTTTTTTTACAGATTTGTATATAAGATTTAGTTTCTCTTCCAGTACTTTTTTGGACATGGTTGCATTTTTTTCTGAAGCAACCATAAAACCGAGTCCGGTGATAGAATCAACATAAACACCCGATACGGGTTTTATGCTTGTGGGCAGCTGCATGGTGTACCCTTCGGTTTTCTCTTCGTATTTTTCGTCGTGGGTCGGGTAGTTGCGCAACAGAATACCGACTTCATCGGGATTCAATTGTTCTGCTTTTATGCTGTTGAAAATAGAATTCATTTTTTCGTTGCCTGCGGTAGGATCTAAAGGCAAGTCAATGCGCATGTTGTAAATGTATTCGCCAAGCTCAAAGAACACATCCCGACTCATATACGGATGCGCCTCGGATTTGCAGGTGAAAGCATATTCATAAGCTTTAAATCCGGCATAGGAAGCTTCGGTTACGCCACCGGAGAATGTAAAGAGTTTTTCGTTGGAATATTTTTTGTTGTGTGCAAAATCGTAAAGGGCAAGATCGGCTGCACTCTTTCCGTCTGATTTTGAGGTTACGCTAAAGGAAATACGAGGAACGAGCTCTTCATCGGGAGATCCGAATTCATATTTGCCGTCCACATCTTCATCCGAAAGCATAATCATGTCGGCAGGAACATTGAAAGAAAGCTTTAAGCCTTCAGATTTAAAGGTGCGCCAGCCATCTTTGACGTTGGAAAGGTCATAAATATCAGAGCCTTCATATTTTAACGCAAAGCTGTCCATGTATGCCAGACCTTTTTCGCGGATTTCTGAATTTTCGATTGAAAATTCGGCATCTAACATAATGATTTGTGTTTCGGTGGAATACACAATGGTATTTAAAAAGGTCTTTTTGTCTTTTGCCTGGAAATGCATGTACTGCACACCGTCATCGGTTGTGCCTTTGTCAGCCTTTACCAGGGTCATGTCTGAAAGACTGTCCTTAACAGAGCTGAAGGTCTTTTCAAAGTTTGCATCTTCCTTTTTTTCGCCGTAAAGAATACAAAACCAATTGTCATCATCGTAAGAAAAGGCGGTAAAGGTGCCGTCGAACGACCGTTCGTCCATAGTAAAATCCTTTGGATTGTCCATGGACCAGTCAAAATAACTGTCTCCGATTGTGGCGGCATTAATTGCACCTTCCATGACTGTTTCGCCGCTTGTTGCGGTTTTGGTAACCGTAATACGTTCGGTTGCTTCATCATAAGCAACTGTCGCACCAAAAGTTTCGGAAATAAAACGCAAGGGAACCATAGTACTGCTGTTCGGAAGCTCGGGCGCAGCAAGCAAGGTTTCTGCAACACCGTTTACTTCTGCAATGGGATTGCCGATTTGCAAAACAATTTCTACACCGGGGTATTTAAGTGTAATGGTTTGCGTCTCCTCAATCCAGCCAACCTCTGCACCAAAGGCTTCGGTAATTACACGAAGCGGGACTAAGGTTACACCGTCACCTACGACATAAGGGGTTTCCACAGCGACCTCATTGCCGTTAATCAAAAGGGTACTGTCGCCTACACAGAACTGGATTTCCACCAAACCGGCAGGGGCGGTTTCCTGCGCCCATACGGGAAGCACGGAGCAGATGAGTACCAGTACCAGCAAGAAAGCGAATCGTTTTTTCATTTTTATATATCCTCCTTTTTATTTTTATCCTTGAATTTCTATATCGGATTCAACGCCGTTACGAATAATATGCACCCAAAAAGAATTGCCTGTATAAGTTTGCTTTAGTGCCTCGTTCCAATCGGTAATGCTGTGCACCGGGATGCCGTTGACCGCTGTGATTTCGTCACCTGTCAGAAGATTCGGTATTTTATCAGAAGTAACGAGAAGTCCTTTTTGCGTGGGAATGCCGATTTTAGCTTCCCAGGATGGTTCTAAATCAATTGCGACAGAAGGGCGCTTGATATTTCCGTTTTGCTCAAACTGCGCGAGAGCATATTGAACCGTATCGATTGGCACAGCAAAGCCGACATTGTCAATATCGGTATGTACAAATTTGGAGCTTACAATACCGACAAGCTCGCCTTTGGTATTTAACAACGGACCGCCCGAGTTTCCCGGATTAATGGCAGCATCGGTTTGGGTCAGCTTGTAATATGAGCCGGGAATGCTTACATTGATTCCGCAGATGATGCCTTTGGTAACTGTATTTCGCATGGATAGCGAAATAGGTGTGCCAATGGCAATGGCAGTTTTCCCGGATACAACTGTATCCTGTTTTGCCATAGGAATGGGTTTTAAGCCGATTTTATCAATTTTTACGACCGCGAGATCTGCTGTTTCGTCGCTATACAGCACTTGACCGGGCAGACAGGTGCCGTCATTTAAAACAACCGTCAAATTACGAAGCTTATCTACTACATGGGCGTTGGTCAGAATATAACCATTGCTTTTGTAAATTACACCGCTTCCGTGTACGGTAGGCGTGTTATACTGAGAGGTCACTTTACCGTCATCATATATGCCTATAATGGTAACCACACCGCTGCTTACATTTTCCACGACTTTTGCAATAGCATCGTCTTCGGTAAAGGTGATGAACGCGGAATTTGTAGTTTCATCCCAGGCTACATTTGCGCCAAGGGTCTCGCTGACTGCCCGGAGCGGAATAAAGGTGCGGTCATTTTGTAAAATGATATCGCCGTTGAAACGCACTCCGTTGACATAAACGCGAATGTTTTCCGCGGCATATATGTTTATACTTCCAAGCAACAAAAGGGCGCACAGAACCAAACAAAATCCCTTTTTCATTTTATCATCCTTTCTTTTCTTCTTATTATATATTATATCATATGTTCCTGTTGATTTCAATAGATGGATTTGCGAAAGTATCAACGAATAGGTCTTAATACGCAACGTTTGTGCATAAACTGGAAAGAAAGCGGTTTAAGGAGGCGAGACAAGAAATGATGAACCGGATATGGGTGGCGCTGATATCGGTTGCCTTTTTAGTCAGCATTTTCACGGGCAGAATCGAGCAAACCGCCTCGGCGGCAATGGAAGGGGCAAACGAAGCGGTACAAACCTCTGTTTCGGTGTTGGGGATAATGTGCTTTTGGATGGGCATGATGCGCATTGCAGAAAAAGCCGAGCTTTTAAACCGATTTTCCAACCTTTTAAAACCGCTCATCACAAAGCTATTTCGCGGGGTGCGACGGGATGAAACCCGAAAAGCCATTTTAATGAATATTACCGCAAACCTTTTGGGACTTGGCAATGCGGCAACGCCTTTTGGATTAAAGGCAATGGAGCTTATGGAAAAAGAAAACGGCAAAAAAGGGGTTGCCACCAATGATATGTGTCTGTTTGTAGTCATCAACACCGCCTCCATTCAGTTGATCCCCACCACTCTTTTTGCGCTGCGGAGCAGCTACGGCTCGGAAAAGCCCTATATTGTCCTGCCCTGTGTGTGGCTGGTGTCGGTGGCGGCGGCAGTTTTAGGAATTTTAACTGCAAAGCATTTTGAAAAGCGGAGGTAAGAAAAATGCAACTGATAGGAATCTTGAGCATACCGTCCATTATTCTGGGTATCCTTTGGTACGGCTTATACAAACGCGTGAAAGTGTACGAGGCGTTTATGGAGGGCGCAGGGGACGGCATTTCGACCCTGCTGAAAATCTTTCCTGCCCTTTTGGGACTGATTGTATCGGTTTCCATGCTTCGGGCATCGGGGGCGTTTGATTTGCTGGCAAGGCTTTGCGCACCTTTGACCGAAAAAATCGGGCTTCCCTCCCCTTTGCTGCCGCTTATGCTGATGCGACCCATTTCGGGAAGCGGCGCCATGGCAGTTATTACCGATATTTTTAAAACCCACTCACCCGATTCCTTTACAGGACTTTGTGCCTCGGTTATGATGGGCTCGACCGAAACTACTTTTTACACCATTGCGGTCTATTACGGTGCTGTGGGCATAACAAAAATCCGCCACACGGCAAAGGCTGCCGTTATAGCGGATTTAGTTGGTATGTTCGGGTCGATACTTGCGGTGCGGTTTATTCTACTGTAATGATTTCACGGCTGCCCTCAATGCCTGCTTTCCAGGTCATGGGCATATCGCCGTTGCTTTGGGTGTAACCGGTGTAAAGCTCGTTTACAACCAGCATATCCTGCTCCATACTGCTGTAGAGATAATCCAGCACCTCAATGGCGTGACGCTCGCCTGCATCCGAAACCAAAGTATAATTTCGGATGGTGGCACGGAAGTTTATGATTTTTCCGTCATCTACCGTAATTTCACAACTGTTTTTCTTGCTTAAAATCCGGTTGCCGTCAAACAGATATTCAAACGAAACGGTGTATTTGTCCTTTGCTGTCCCGGTTAAAGGTGTATTGATAAACAGCGTGACGTTGGGATCCATCTCAAAAAGGTTAAACAAATCGTCAAGAAGCTTACCGCAGGCGGTGGCGTTGGAAGAAAGGGAGCCGTCCCCCTGAAGCGGAATGCCTCTGCCCGATTCTGCCGTATATATAAGATGACCGCTGGCAGGGTTAACCGAGAGAGTGGAATATTGATCGACAAAGAGCAAATTTCCGTTGTTTTCGGTAAATTTTCTGACAATTTTCGGATTATAACCAAAAAGAGTTAAAATTCTGTCTGTGTTTTTTTCGTTAAAAGCGACGTTTTGCGCGCGGATAATGTTCATGGCGTGCGGTTCTAACGGCAAAAGTACATAAGAATCCAGCAGGACGTTTTGCTGTACATCGGCACCGTCCATTTTTTTGTCTAAATTCAATTCAAAAGCATAAGAATAGCTCTGTTTTGGTGCATTTGCAAAGGAATCGAACATTGTTTGCAGGGCGGTTGCATCACCAACCGGGATAGAAACCTGTTTGTCCGATGCGCTGTCCCGCAGAAAAACCTCTGCGCCCGAGGTTACAGGGTTGAAGCAAACGACAATCCGATCAAAGGCCTCAGTATCAAAGCGGGCGGTTTTGGTGTTGCCCAGAAAGGCTGACATGGCATCCACACTGACCGGGACAAAGTAGTCGGCATAAATGCTTTGCTGCTGTAAAGCCGATTGCCAGTCCTCCTCCGTAACAGTTACGGCATTTTCAGACTGCAGGGCAGATTTTAAAATGCGGTTAAAGGGTGTCCGGATATCCTTGCCCTCCTGTTGGGTGGAGCTGTAAAATAGTCTGCCGTCGGCATAAGTCAGCAAAAAGGATGAGGGCGAGAACACACTGCTCAGCGCGCCTGTATCGTTAATGTTGATGGCTTCCTCTTTTTCGCTTTCTGTGCCTGCTAAAAGGGATAGCAGACTGATGTCGGTTGTCCATGAGGCATTCTGCAACAAAACCTGAACACTTAAAATAACACTACTGAAAATCAGTAGTGTTAAAATCAAGGTTTTTAAAGTTTCTTTTTTCATAAGGGACTCCCCTTATCTGCCCATCTGTAATGCGGTGGACATATTTACGGTATAATCTTTCATCTTCTGTGTGAAAGAAGAACTTGTAACGGTTACTTCGCGACGAACAACCTGATGATAACCACCGTTTTCTGCATAAATCAGAATTTTGTTTAAGCCGCCGGGCAGGTTTACCTTTTTCCAGAACACGCCCGAGTCATTAATGGTGGATGCGGAAACACCCATTTTTTCATATCTTTGGGTTGCGTTGTTGAAACGGTAAAGGGTTACCGTTGTGTTTTTGCTGCCGTAACCGCAGAAAACAACACCGCCCTGAGAAGTGGACGAAAAGCTTGGCGGATTGGTAATTACAATCAGGTTATAGGAATTTGAACCTGCGCCTGCCGAAAGCGTCTGGGGTGCTGCATATGTAGCTACGGGGCAAAGCAATGCTAAAAGTGCAACTAAAACTGTAACGAAACGTTTGATTTTACGCATTGCGTACACCTCCTGATAGTTTTTTTCATTTTACACTATTATTATACCCCATTTTATGTTACAAATCAATTACAGAGCGTTTAAAAGTATAAAACATTTGGAAAAGCGGGTCTTTTTTTACAGTTACACTTGAAATTGCGGACGGTTTTTGTTATAATACTTTTAGAAGAGATATATAAAGGAATTTTTTGGAGGCAGATATGGGAAAAATTGTGGCAATCGCAAACCAGAAAGGCGGCGTAGGCAAAACAACTACGGCGGTTAATCTTTCGGCTTGTGTCGCGGCTCTTGGTAAAAAGGTTCTGGTGGTAGATATAGACCCACAGGGAAATACAACAAGCGGGTTGGGTGTATATGCGGAGCATATGGAAGCTACGATATATGATGTTTTGGTAAACGGCGTGCCGGCGGAAAGTGCCGTGACGGATGTTTCTTATTTTTCCATGCAGATTATCGGCTCGGACATCAGTCTTGCAGGCGCGGAAATCGAATTGGTGGGTGCGAAAAGACGCGAGTTCTTGCTTCGGGATGCTCTGGAAGAAATCAAAGATCAGTACGACTTTATTTTTATTGATTCTCCTCCGTCATTGGGATTGATTACTTTAAACGGTCTTGCGGCGGCGGATGCAGTAATCGTGCCGGTGCAATGCGAGTATTACGCGTTGGAAGGCATTGCACAGCTGACCAAAACGGTAAATATGGTCAAAAAAGCATTAAACCCTGAACTGGATATAGAGGGTGTTGTTATGACTATGTTTGACGGCAGAACCAATCTTTCCATTCAGGTGGTGGAAGAGGTTAAGAAATATTTCGGGCAGAAGGTTTACAAAACCTTGATTCCCCGTAATGTTCGTCTTTCGGAAGCGCCGTCCTTCGGAGAGCCGATTCTGGTGTTTGACAGAACGGCAGCAGGCGCGTTGGCGTACGAAAAGCTTGCAAAGGAATTTATTAAGAAAAACAGCTGATGTTCCACGTGGAACATTGAAAGGATGATAAAGGTATGGTAATGAAAAAAAGAGGGCTTGGCAGAGGCTTGGGTGTCAACGCACTGATTCCCGAGGTAGCAGAGCCGGTTGTTCTGAACAGGGAAACCAGTGTGTTGCCGATTAATGAAATTGAACCCAACCGGGAACAGCCCAGAAAGAATTTTGACCCTGAAAAAATAGAGGCATTGGCGGAGTCTGTGAAGGAGCATGGCATTGTTCAGCCGCTTATTGTAACCAAAGAAGAGGGGTATTACCGCATTGTTGCAGGGGAACGGCGCTGGAGAGCCGCAAAAAAAGCGGGCTTAAAAGAAGTGCCGGTTGTGATTCGTGAATACACAGCGCAGGAAGCAGAGGAAATCGCTTTGATTGAAAATCTGCAAAGAGAAGATTTGAATCCCATTGAAGAGGCGCTCGGTTATAAGCAGTTGATGGAAAAATTCAATCTGACCCAGGAAACGGTGGCGCAGAAAATCGGCAAGAGCCGTTCGGGAATTGCCAATGCACTTCGCTTGCTGTCTCTTCCCGAGAAAACCGCAAAACTCGTGCAGGATGGTGTGTTGAGCGTTGGCCATGCAAAGGTATTGCTCGGTGCAGATGCAAAGCAAATTGATGCTCTTGCGAAAGAGGTTGTGGAAAAGGATTTAAATGTTCGTCAGACCGAAGCACTGATGAATCAGAAACCGAAAAAAGAAAAGGCGAAGCCTATAAAAGATCAGAATTTTGAAAATGCCGTAGCTGATTCGCAGAAGAAAATGGAAAATAAATACGGCACAAAGGTTAAAATTCAGTATTCCAACGGCTATAAAGGCAAAATTGAGCTGAATTTTAAAGATATGAAGCAAATGATTTCTTTGTTGGATGCATTGTTAAAATAATACTTGCATTTTCTGAAATTTTGTGCTATACTAATACAAGTCGGTTTAAACCGACTTTAACGAGGCGTAGCTCAGTTTGGTAGAGTGCTTGCTTTGGGAGCAAGATGCCGCAGGTTCAAGTCCTGTCGCCTCGACCATAAAAACACCACCAAGAATTTGGGGGTGTTATTTTATGTTGAAATGAAAAGGACTTGAACCTTAAGAAGGCGCGAACCGTGAAATAAAACAGTCCGGCGGACTGTTTTATAGGTGAGCGGCGCGCAGACGGGTACCGCGAGCAGTGCGGAGCGGTCGTCAAGCGGTGCGGATTGCGAAGCAAGACGTGTCCTGTCGCCTCGACCATAAAATAACACCCCCAAGAATTTGGGGGTGTTATTTTATGTTGAAATGAAAAGGACTTGAACCTGCTTGCGAACAAGACCTAATCATACGCCACTTGTATACAAGCGGCTTTATTTTCGGTCTGTTCGCGCGCTAATCGCCAAAAGTTTCGGAGAATACTTTTGGCGAACCAGCCGAAAAGTATTGTTTGCAAACTTTTCGGCTAAAAGGAGGTGCAGAACGGAAAGAGAGCAAAACGCTGTAAGCGGATTGCGATAAAAAAGTTCTTGCACCGACGCTGTCCTGTCGCCACTCGCAGACGCGCCCTTTTCTACTCGCCGTGCAACTAAGGTTGTACGGCATCGCTTTGCAGGCGGTCTGCTCGTTTATCGCAGAAAGTTTGCTTTGCAATACTTTCCGCGAGGGCTCACTGCGTTCGTATCCCGATTCTGATATGCACCCCAAAAGTGTCTAACTTTTGGGGTGCATATCAATGTGATGGGTGGTTTTTTTATTTAATTTTATCAAATTCCACATTTTCAATGCGCATATCGTCACCGGGTTCCGGTTTTGAAAGCAAAATTCTGTATTTTCCCGGTTTGTCAATCTTAAATACGCCTGCATCGCGGACAATTCTTGTATTGACATCGGTGGTTTTGCTTAAATAAAACCGTCTCTTTTCTTCTTTCATATTTACCGACTGACTTGTACCGTCAACCGTTAAAGTATAGTCACAGTACTCCTCTTTCTGCTCCACCTGGTTAAATGTATAGGCGTGTGTAAGTGATGCCTCGTATTCACCCGCTTCGGTAAAATATGCATCCCAGCACATAACCTCGTTGCTGTCCAGCCAGAACGAAGCCTGACAGTCTTTGCCCACACACAGGCCGTGTTTTCCGTAATCGTCGATAAAGGGTCCCTTCTCATAAAAAAGCTTTGTGCTTTCACCGTTCTCATTGCCCTTTTCCACTTTGCTTGCCCATAAAACCCCAAGGAAAAGCTTACCTCCGTGTTGCACAATTTCTTTGGAAATATCGGGTTGGTTTTTGAATTCAATTTTATATACCGGCATCATCAATTCGGTCTCTGTCTGCGTTATGGTAAGCACACCGTCAACAAAGCTGTACCGAACCTCTTCCTCCAAACCTATAACAGATACCTTTTCAACCTCGTTACCTGCACCTATATTTATTTTAATTTCTTTTTGTGATTTGTCTCTTATATAAAGATACATATTTTTATCTTTATACCCAATTTGTCCCCAGGAAAATATATTCGGGAAAGGATTGCCTTTTATTCCGCCATATACCGCTTCGCTGTTTCTTGCGGTCCACTCTCCCATTTTTTTCAATATGTCTTCGGTTTCCCGCGTAAGACTTCCGTCGCCTTTAGGCCCTACATTCAGAAGAAGCGAAGCGTTACTGCCTAACGTTCTGCAAAGAATTCCGCAAACGTCGTCCGGTGTTTTCCAATTGTTATCCTGTGCCTTATATCCCCAGGTGTCATTAAGGGTAATCAGACATTCCATATTCACACCAACCGGCGCTACGGGAAGCGCGTTGTCCCCGAGGGATTCATAATCATTACAGTTGTGTGCAATTCTTGAGTTAATCTGACAATCGGGCTGCAGGCTTTTTACCAACGCACGCAATTCCTGCGACTGTTCCTTTAAAATATCGTGCGGATAGTCAAACCATATTATCTTCAAATCCCCATAATTCGTAAGAAGCTCTTTCACCTGCGGAAAACATTTTTCGTAAAGATACTTTTCAAGCTTGATATTATCATCCGGATAATCCCAGTAATTTCTGTTTTTTTGCGGTATTTTGGTTGAAGATTCCATATTTCCACCCGCATCCTTTTCATACCAATCAAGAGTATGCGAATAATAAAAGCCAAGTCCCATGCCTTGTTTTTTGCATTCATCCGAAAGTTCTTTACAAATATCTCTGCCAAAGAATCCGTAAGTAGAATAATCGGTATACTCGCTTTTGAACAAGCAAAACCCGTCGTGATGCTTACTGGTTAAAACGATGTATTTAATGCCGGCCTTTTTCGCACTTGCAACAAGATTCTTTGCAAAATCCGGAGCAGGACAAAAATACTTTCTTCCAAAGGCTTCATACTCTGCAATGGGAATTTCAAGTCTCTGCTGAATCCATTCGCCGAGCCATTCACATTTTCTGCCGTTGTAAGAGCCTGCCATTGCACTGTAAATTCCGAAATGCACAAACATCCCGAATCTGTCATCCAGTATTTTCTGAAAAGCCAAATTGTTCTCTTTCATAAAAATCCCCCTTTAAAATCGACATAATTTCTTGCACCTTCAAGCATATTATGATATAATCAGTATAGTATAATCAACAAAATTTGTAAATATATTAAATTGTAAAAATGATTGTTCAAAATCGACTTAAGGAAGTGATTGATATGATAAATTCCGTCTCTCTTTTTACTTGCGGAGTGTGTATTGCACCTGAAAATTGGTTCACCAAAAATATTCCGACACCCTACAGACTCTATTACATTCGCGGTGGCTCTGCATATTTTAGTTTTGGTGCCGAGGAATTTAAACTCCGCAAAAACCACTTTTATCTTTTCCCCTCTTCTCTTCCTTTTGTCATAAGACAAGACCCGCACGACAGACTTGACCACCTTTTTTACAACTTTTTGCTCTCCCCTTCGGTTATGTCGGCAAATCCCATATCCGCCGATATCCACACACACCCGTTATTTGAAAAATTTCTTGAAATAATGGAAATAACTGCATGGAATTATGCACAGAACAAGACAACCGAAAACAAGGACATTGCGGCCAAAGTTTTAGAGGCATTTTTAACTCTTTTCTTTTCTGTAAATCCGATTTCAAAGTCGGAAAACAATGACATTTTAGCAAGCATTACATATATGGAAACCAACTATATGCACGACATAACCATTAAAGAAATTGCATCCGGTTTATTTTTAAGCGAAGATTATTTTATAAGAAAGTTCAAAGCTTCAATAGGAATGACGCCTTACGCCTATTTATCCAAGCTTCGCCTCAGCATTGCCAATGAACTAATTGCAAGCGGTGTGTCGCTTACAGATGCCGCAAAAGCCACGGGCTTTAAGTATGTTTCCTCCCTAAGCCACGCACTGAAGAAAAAATCATAATCAACATACAAAAAACGAACCTCTGAAAAGAGGTTCGTTTCAGTTTGTTACTAGGAGACTAAATATATTTGAAGCCTCAAAACTATTACTCAAAACTTAAGTAGTTTTAGGGCAAATTATGCTTTCTGAATGTTCGTAGCCTGAGGACCTTTCGCACCTTCGGCTACTTCAAAAGTAACTTCTGCTCCTTCTTCAAGAGTCTTGTAGCCATCCATCTGGATTGCTGAAAAGTGAGCAAATACATCTGTACCGTCTTCACTTTCGGTCTGCTTGCGAACAAGACTGTATCTTCCTCTTGACTTTTTTCTGTAAACTGTTATAATATTTGTAGAAATATGTCGAGAGGTGGATACGATGGGTTTTAAATCCGAAAAAATCAGCATCAAAGAGATTGTACAGCGCGAGCTGGGCGAAATTGATGCCTATTTGTTTGAAGACGGTGAGATTGTAAAGTATGAAATTGCGTTAGAAAGCGTTCCCGAAAAGATGAGGGACTACGCCAGAGATATGCAGGCAATCTACGGCTGGGAAAATGAGGATGACAAGGTCGAGTTCTTAACAAAGGAGCAGTT
This genomic stretch from Clostridia bacterium harbors:
- a CDS encoding copper amine oxidase N-terminal domain-containing protein — encoded protein: MKKRFAFLLVLVLICSVLPVWAQETAPAGLVEIQFCVGDSTLLINGNEVAVETPYVVGDGVTLVPLRVITEAFGAEVGWIEETQTITLKYPGVEIVLQIGNPIAEVNGVAETLLAAPELPNSSTMVPLRFISETFGATVAYDEATERITVTKTATSGETVMEGAINAATIGDSYFDWSMDNPKDFTMDERSFDGTFTAFSYDDDNWFCILYGEKKEDANFEKTFSSVKDSLSDMTLVKADKGTTDDGVQYMHFQAKDKKTFLNTIVYSTETQIIMLDAEFSIENSEIREKGLAYMDSFALKYEGSDIYDLSNVKDGWRTFKSEGLKLSFNVPADMIMLSDEDVDGKYEFGSPDEELVPRISFSVTSKSDGKSAADLALYDFAHNKKYSNEKLFTFSGGVTEASYAGFKAYEYAFTCKSEAHPYMSRDVFFELGEYIYNMRIDLPLDPTAGNEKMNSIFNSIKAEQLNPDEVGILLRNYPTHDEKYEEKTEGYTMQLPTSIKPVSGVYVDSITGLGFMVASEKNATMSKKVLEEKLNLIYKSVKKANQDVISRPNITEVNGRMVGSFVLASEKDGKISYDLYYLTLNNGVHYHFIASVPEDTYAKGTLQVFEDIVSSIETVK
- a CDS encoding trypsin-like peptidase domain-containing protein, whose translation is MKKGFCLVLCALLLLGSINIYAAENIRVYVNGVRFNGDIILQNDRTFIPLRAVSETLGANVAWDETTNSAFITFTEDDAIAKVVENVSSGVVTIIGIYDDGKVTSQYNTPTVHGSGVIYKSNGYILTNAHVVDKLRNLTVVLNDGTCLPGQVLYSDETADLAVVKIDKIGLKPIPMAKQDTVVSGKTAIAIGTPISLSMRNTVTKGIICGINVSIPGSYYKLTQTDAAINPGNSGGPLLNTKGELVGIVSSKFVHTDIDNVGFAVPIDTVQYALAQFEQNGNIKRPSVAIDLEPSWEAKIGIPTQKGLLVTSDKIPNLLTGDEITAVNGIPVHSITDWNEALKQTYTGNSFWVHIIRNGVESDIEIQG
- a CDS encoding spore maturation protein — protein: MQLIGILSIPSIILGILWYGLYKRVKVYEAFMEGAGDGISTLLKIFPALLGLIVSVSMLRASGAFDLLARLCAPLTEKIGLPSPLLPLMLMRPISGSGAMAVITDIFKTHSPDSFTGLCASVMMGSTETTFYTIAVYYGAVGITKIRHTAKAAVIADLVGMFGSILAVRFILL
- a CDS encoding ParA family protein, which produces MGKIVAIANQKGGVGKTTTAVNLSACVAALGKKVLVVDIDPQGNTTSGLGVYAEHMEATIYDVLVNGVPAESAVTDVSYFSMQIIGSDISLAGAEIELVGAKRREFLLRDALEEIKDQYDFIFIDSPPSLGLITLNGLAAADAVIVPVQCEYYALEGIAQLTKTVNMVKKALNPELDIEGVVMTMFDGRTNLSIQVVEEVKKYFGQKVYKTLIPRNVRLSEAPSFGEPILVFDRTAAGALAYEKLAKEFIKKNS
- a CDS encoding ParB/RepB/Spo0J family partition protein; protein product: MVMKKRGLGRGLGVNALIPEVAEPVVLNRETSVLPINEIEPNREQPRKNFDPEKIEALAESVKEHGIVQPLIVTKEEGYYRIVAGERRWRAAKKAGLKEVPVVIREYTAQEAEEIALIENLQREDLNPIEEALGYKQLMEKFNLTQETVAQKIGKSRSGIANALRLLSLPEKTAKLVQDGVLSVGHAKVLLGADAKQIDALAKEVVEKDLNVRQTEALMNQKPKKEKAKPIKDQNFENAVADSQKKMENKYGTKVKIQYSNGYKGKIELNFKDMKQMISLLDALLK
- a CDS encoding alpha-L-fucosidase, whose translation is MKENNLAFQKILDDRFGMFVHFGIYSAMAGSYNGRKCEWLGEWIQQRLEIPIAEYEAFGRKYFCPAPDFAKNLVASAKKAGIKYIVLTSKHHDGFCLFKSEYTDYSTYGFFGRDICKELSDECKKQGMGLGFYYSHTLDWYEKDAGGNMESSTKIPQKNRNYWDYPDDNIKLEKYLYEKCFPQVKELLTNYGDLKIIWFDYPHDILKEQSQELRALVKSLQPDCQINSRIAHNCNDYESLGDNALPVAPVGVNMECLITLNDTWGYKAQDNNWKTPDDVCGILCRTLGSNASLLLNVGPKGDGSLTRETEDILKKMGEWTARNSEAVYGGIKGNPFPNIFSWGQIGYKDKNMYLYIRDKSQKEIKINIGAGNEVEKVSVIGLEEEVRYSFVDGVLTITQTETELMMPVYKIEFKNQPDISKEIVQHGGKLFLGVLWASKVEKGNENGESTKLFYEKGPFIDDYGKHGLCVGKDCQASFWLDSNEVMCWDAYFTEAGEYEASLTHAYTFNQVEQKEEYCDYTLTVDGTSQSVNMKEEKRRFYLSKTTDVNTRIVRDAGVFKIDKPGKYRILLSKPEPGDDMRIENVEFDKIK
- a CDS encoding helix-turn-helix transcriptional regulator encodes the protein MINSVSLFTCGVCIAPENWFTKNIPTPYRLYYIRGGSAYFSFGAEEFKLRKNHFYLFPSSLPFVIRQDPHDRLDHLFYNFLLSPSVMSANPISADIHTHPLFEKFLEIMEITAWNYAQNKTTENKDIAAKVLEAFLTLFFSVNPISKSENNDILASITYMETNYMHDITIKEIASGLFLSEDYFIRKFKASIGMTPYAYLSKLRLSIANELIASGVSLTDAAKATGFKYVSSLSHALKKKS
- a CDS encoding cold-shock protein, which produces MLIFSDLKPIVSTSRHISTNIITVYRKKSRGRYSLVRKQTESEDGTDVFAHFSAIQMDGYKTLEEGAEVTFEVAEGAKGPQATNIQKA